A genomic region of Microcoleus sp. FACHB-831 contains the following coding sequences:
- a CDS encoding Nif11-like leader peptide family natural product precursor: MAKDQVTKLFRAAQADDDLREKLNTARDVETLVKLAQESGYDFTVKEWNEVTGFSVEELPSKISDIPGI, from the coding sequence ATGGCAAAAGATCAAGTCACTAAACTGTTCAGAGCTGCTCAAGCTGACGATGATTTACGGGAAAAACTCAACACAGCCCGCGATGTGGAAACATTGGTTAAGCTGGCTCAAGAATCTGGCTATGACTTCACCGTTAAAGAATGGAACGAGGTGACTGGCTTCTCTGTTGAAGAACTTCCGTCTAAAATATCCGATATTCCAGGTATTTAA
- a CDS encoding NUDIX hydrolase, protein MQSDPLDYLSRLPEEARYLGDHTKGEIEIVTDSQAIAEIVETYREKLQSLNLNSDLASVGVLLEDDHILVIRDPVRFPSGQTSTYFRVLQRAGLDGPLGVVMLPFCDGLIYLRKIFRHATRRWELECPKGYKQKDFSLAETAKNEISEELGLEVKDIRDIGSLASDTGLSAGIIQAYWVVLEGGKPHPSPEEGEAFGPIVAIAPREIMEKIRAGEIRDGVTLSVLQLAQAQNLLPLDKD, encoded by the coding sequence ATGCAATCAGACCCATTAGATTACCTATCCCGTCTCCCGGAAGAAGCACGTTATCTAGGAGACCATACCAAGGGAGAAATCGAAATAGTTACTGACTCGCAAGCGATCGCAGAAATTGTTGAAACCTACCGCGAAAAGCTTCAGTCTTTAAATCTTAATAGCGATCTTGCATCTGTAGGCGTACTCCTAGAGGATGACCATATTTTGGTTATTCGAGATCCCGTTAGATTCCCTAGCGGACAAACTTCAACTTATTTTAGGGTTTTGCAACGTGCTGGATTAGATGGGCCATTGGGCGTGGTTATGCTGCCATTTTGTGATGGTTTAATATATCTAAGAAAAATTTTTCGCCATGCGACACGTCGCTGGGAATTAGAATGTCCAAAGGGATATAAACAGAAAGATTTTAGTCTTGCTGAAACTGCGAAAAACGAAATTTCAGAAGAACTTGGTCTTGAAGTTAAGGATATACGCGATATTGGTTCTCTAGCGTCAGATACGGGGCTATCCGCAGGAATAATACAAGCTTATTGGGTTGTGCTGGAAGGTGGTAAGCCACATCCTAGTCCAGAAGAGGGCGAAGCTTTTGGGCCAATTGTGGCGATCGCGCCTCGTGAAATCATGGAAAAAATTCGCGCTGGGGAAATACGCGATGGCGTTACACTATCTGTTTTGCAGCTAGCACAAGCACAAAATTTGTTGCCATTAGATAAAGATTGA